A single Macaca mulatta isolate MMU2019108-1 chromosome 11, T2T-MMU8v2.0, whole genome shotgun sequence DNA region contains:
- the KRT85 gene encoding keratin, type II cuticular Hb5 isoform X1 — MSCRSYRISSGCGVTRNFSSCSAVAPKTGNRCCISAAPYRGVSCYRGLTGFGSRSLCNLGSCGPRIAVGGFRAGSCGRSFGYRSGGVCGPSPPCITTVSVNESLLTPLNLEIDPNAQCVKQEEKEQIKSLNSRFAAFIDKVRFLEQQNKLLETKWQFYQNQRCCESNLEPLFSGYIEALRREAECVEADSGRLASELNHVQEVLEGYKKKYEEEVALRATAENEFVVLKKDVDCAYLRKSDLEANVEALVEESSFLRRLYEEEIRVLQAHISDTSVIVKMDNSRDLNMDCIVAEIKAQYDDVASRSRAEAESWYRSKCEEMKATVIRHGETLRRTKEEINELNRMIQRLTAEIENAKCQRAKLEAAVAEAEQQGEAALSDARCKLAELEGALQKAKQDMACLLKEYQEVMNSKLGLDIEIATYRRLLEGEEHRLCEGVGSVNVCVSSSRGGVSSGGLSYSTTPGRQITSGPSAIGGSFTVMAPDSCAPCQPRSSSFSCGSSRSVRFA; from the exons ATGTCGTGCCGCTCCTACAGGATCAGCTCAGGATGCGGGGTCACCAGGAACTTCAGCTCCTGCTCAGCTGTGGCCCCTAAAACTGGCAACCGCTGCTGCATCAGCGCCGCCCCCTACCGAGGGGTGTCCTGCTACCGGGGGCTGACGGGCTTCGGCAGCCGCAGCCTCTGCAACCTGGGCTCCTGCGGGCCCCGGATAGCTGTGGGTGGCTTCCGCGCCGGCTCCTGCGGACGCAGCTTTGGCTACCGCTCCGGGGGCGTGTGCGGGCCCAGCCCCCCATGCATCACTACCGTGTCTGTCAATGAGAGCCTCCTCACGCCCCTCAACCTGGAGATTGACCCCAACGCGCAGTGTGtgaagcaggaggagaaggagcagatCAAGTCCCTCAACAGCAGGTTCGCAGCCTTCATCGACAAG GTGCGCTTCCTGGAGCAGCAGAACAAGCTGCTGGAAACCAAATGGCAGTTCTACCAGAACCAGCGCTGCTGCGAGAGCAACCTGGAGCCACTGTTCAGTGGCTACATTGAGGCTCTGCGGCGGGAGGCCGAGTGCGTGGAGGCCGACAGCGGGAGGCTGGCCTCAGAACTCAACCACGTGCAGGAGGTGCTGGAGGGCTACAAGAAGAA GTATGAAGAGGAGGTGGCCCTGAGAGCCACGGCAGAGAATGAGTTTGTGGTTCTAAAGAAG GACGTGGACTGCGCCTACCTGCGGAAATCAGACCTGGAGGCCAATGTGGAGGCCCTGGTGGAAGAGTCTAGCTTCCTGAGGCGCCTCTATGAAGAG GAGATCCGTGTTCTCCAAGCCCACATCTCAGACACCTCGGTCATAGTCAAGATGGACAACAGCCGAGACCTGAACATGGACTGCATCGTCGCTGAGATCAAGGCTCAGTATGACGATGTTGCCAGCCGCAGCCGGGCCGAGGCTGAGTCCTGGTACCGTAGCAAG TGTGAGGAGATGAAGGCCACGGTGATCAGGCATGGGGAGACCCTGCGCCGCACCAAGGAGGAGATCAACGAGCTGAACCGCATGATCCAGAGGCTGACGGCCGAGATTGAGAATGCGAAGTGCCAG CGTGCCAAGCTGGAGGCTGCTGTGGCCGAGGCAGAGCAGCAGGGTGAGGCGGCCCTCAGTGATGCCCGCTGCAAGCTGGCTGAGCTGGAGGGTGCCCTGCAGAAGGCCAAGCAGGACATGGCCTGCCTGCTCAAGGAGTACCAGGAGGTGATGAACTCCAAGCTGGGCCTGGACATCGAGATCGCCACCTACAGGCGCCTGCTGGAGGGCGAGGAACACAG GCTGTGTGAAGGTGTGGGCTCCGTGAATGTCT GTGTCAGCAGCTCCCGTGGCGGAGTCTCCTCTGGGGGCCTCTCCTATAGCACCACCCCAGGGCGCCAGATCACTTCTGGCCCCTCAGCCATAGGGGGCAGCTTCACAGTGATGGCCCCTGACTCCTGTGCCCCCTGCCAGCCTCGCTCCTCCAGCTTCAGCTGCGGGAGTAGCCGGTCTGTCCGCTTTGCCTAG
- the KRT84 gene encoding keratin, type II cuticular Hb4 isoform X1: MSCRSYRVSSGHRVGNFSSCSAMTPQNPNRFRANSVSCWSGPGFRGLGSFGSRSVITFGSYSPRRAAVGPRPGRCGVGFGAGCGMGFGDGRGVGLGPGAGSCVGLGFGAGSGFGYGFGGPGFGYRVGGVGVPAAPSITAVTVNKSLLTPLNLEIDPNAQRVKKDEKEQIKTLNNKFASFIDKVRFLEQQNKLLETKWSFLQEQKCVRSNLEPLFESYITNLRRQLEALVSDQARLQAERNHLQDVLEGFKKKYEEEVVCRANAENEFVALKKDVDAAFMNKSDLEANVDTLTQEIDFLKTLYMEEIQLLQSHISETSVIVKMDNSRDLDLDGIIAEVKAQYEEVARRSRADAEAWYQTKYEEMQVTAGQHCDNLRNTRNEINELTRLIQRLKAEIEHTKAQRAKLEAAVAEAEQQGEATLNDAKCKLADLECALQQAKQDMARQLREYQELMNAKLGLDIEIATYRRLLEGEESRLCEGVGPVNISVSSSRGGLVCGPEPLVASSTLSHSGVTFSGSSSVCATSGVLASCGPNLGGAQVAPATGDLLSTGTRSGSVLISEACVPSVPCPLPTQGGFNSCSGGRSSSVHFVSTTTSRRTKY, from the exons ATGTCTTGCCGCTCCTACCGAGTCAGCTCTGGTCACCGGGTGGGCAACTTCAGCTCTTGCTCAGCAATGACACCGCAGAACCCGAACCGCTTCCGGGCCAACTCTGTCTCCTGCTGGAGTGGGCCCGGCTTCCGGGGCCTTGGCAGCTTTGGTAGTCGGAGCGTCATCACCTTTGGATCGTACTCACCCCGGAGAGCAGCTGTTGGCCCTCGGCCTGGCCGCTGTGGAGTCGGCTTTGGTGCTGGCTGTGGGATGGGTTTTGGTGATGGGAGAGGTGTTGGTCTGGGGCCTGGGGCTGGCAGCTGTGTTGGTCTGGGCTTTGGAGCTGGCAGTGGCTTTGGCTATGGCTTTGGTGGCCCTGGCTTTGGCTACAGAGTTGGAGGAGTTGGAGTCCCAGCAGCCCCATCTATCACAGCTGTGACTGTGAACAAGAGCCTGCTGACCCCCCTTAACCTGGAGATTGACCCCAATGCCCAGAGGGTGAAGAAGGATGAGAAGGAGCAAATCAAGACCCTTAACAACAAGTTTGCCTCCTTCATTGACAAG GTGCGGTTCCTAGAGCAGCAGAATAAGCTCCTGGAGACCAAGTGGAGCTTCCTCCAAGAGCAGAAATGTGTCAGGAGCAACCTGGAGCCACTCTTTGAGAGCTACATCACCAACCTGCGGAGGCAGTTGGAGGCGCTGGTCAGCGACCAGGCCCGGCTCCAGGCTGAGAGGAACCACCTGCAGGATGTCCTTGAGGGCTTCAAGAAGAA GTATGAAGAGGAAGTGGTATGTCGGGCCAATGCTGAGAATGAGTTTGTGGCTCTGAAGAAG GATGTGGATGCAGCTTTCATGAATAAGTCTGATCTCGAGGCCAACGTGGATACCCTAACTCAGGAAATTGACTTTCTAAAAACCCTTTACATGGAG GAAATCCAGTTGCTgcagtcacacatctcagagacATCGGTCATTGTGAAGATGGACAACAGCCGTGACCTGGACCTTGACGGGATCATCGCTGAGGTCAAGGCCCAGTATGAGGAGGTGGCCAGGCGCAGCCGGGCTGATGCTGAGGCCTGGTACCAGACCAAG taTGAAGAGATGCAGGTGACAGCTGGCCAACACTGTGACAACCTGCGCAACACACGGAACGAGATCAACGAACTGACCCGCCTGATCCAGAGGCTGAAGGCAGAGATTGAGCACACCAAGGCTCAG CGTGccaagttggaggctgcagtggccgAGGCCGAGCAGCAGGGTGAGGCGACCCTCAATGACGCCAAATGCAAGCTGGCAGACCTGGAGTGTGCCCTGCAGCAGGCCAAGCAGGACATGGCGCGGCAGCTGCGCGAGTACCAGGAGCTGATGAATGCCAAGCTGGGCCTGGACATCGAGATCGCCACCTACAGGCGCCTGCTGGAGGGCGAGGAGAGCCG gCTCTGTGAAGGTGTTGGACCGGTAAACATAT CCGTCAGCAGCTCCCGGGGAGGCCTGGTGTGCGGGCCTGAGCCTTTGGTTGCCAGCTCCACCCTCTCCCACAGCGGGGTCACCTTCTCAGGCAGCAGCAGCGTCTGTGCCACCAGTGGTGTCCTGGCTTCCTGCGGCCCGAACCTGGGTGGAGCCCAGGTCGCCCCGGCCACTGGGGACCTGCTGAGCACTGGTACCAGGAGTGGCTCCGTGCTCATCAGCGAGGCCTGCGTCCCCAGCgtcccctgccccctgcccaccCAGGGGGGCTTCAACAGCTGCAGTGGCGGCCGCAGCTCCAGCGTCCACTTCGTATCCACCACCACCTCCCGCCGGACCAAGTACTGA
- the KRT84 gene encoding keratin, type II cuticular Hb4 isoform X2, translated as MVFKVVSLSSRPALSFIQDVDAAFMNKSDLEANVDTLTQEIDFLKTLYMEEIQLLQSHISETSVIVKMDNSRDLDLDGIIAEVKAQYEEVARRSRADAEAWYQTKYEEMQVTAGQHCDNLRNTRNEINELTRLIQRLKAEIEHTKAQRAKLEAAVAEAEQQGEATLNDAKCKLADLECALQQAKQDMARQLREYQELMNAKLGLDIEIATYRRLLEGEESRLCEGVGPVNISVSSSRGGLVCGGVTFSGSSSVCATSGVLASCGPNLGGAQVAPATGDLLSTGTRSGSVLISEACVPSVPCPLPTQGGFNSCSGGRSSSVHFVSTTTSRRTKY; from the exons atggtatttaaagttGTGAGTCT gagttcaagaccagc TCTCTCTTTTATACAGGATGTGGATGCAGCTTTCATGAATAAGTCTGATCTCGAGGCCAACGTGGATACCCTAACTCAGGAAATTGACTTTCTAAAAACCCTTTACATGGAG GAAATCCAGTTGCTgcagtcacacatctcagagacATCGGTCATTGTGAAGATGGACAACAGCCGTGACCTGGACCTTGACGGGATCATCGCTGAGGTCAAGGCCCAGTATGAGGAGGTGGCCAGGCGCAGCCGGGCTGATGCTGAGGCCTGGTACCAGACCAAG taTGAAGAGATGCAGGTGACAGCTGGCCAACACTGTGACAACCTGCGCAACACACGGAACGAGATCAACGAACTGACCCGCCTGATCCAGAGGCTGAAGGCAGAGATTGAGCACACCAAGGCTCAG CGTGccaagttggaggctgcagtggccgAGGCCGAGCAGCAGGGTGAGGCGACCCTCAATGACGCCAAATGCAAGCTGGCAGACCTGGAGTGTGCCCTGCAGCAGGCCAAGCAGGACATGGCGCGGCAGCTGCGCGAGTACCAGGAGCTGATGAATGCCAAGCTGGGCCTGGACATCGAGATCGCCACCTACAGGCGCCTGCTGGAGGGCGAGGAGAGCCG gCTCTGTGAAGGTGTTGGACCGGTAAACATAT CCGTCAGCAGCTCCCGGGGAGGCCTGGTGTGCGG CGGGGTCACCTTCTCAGGCAGCAGCAGCGTCTGTGCCACCAGTGGTGTCCTGGCTTCCTGCGGCCCGAACCTGGGTGGAGCCCAGGTCGCCCCGGCCACTGGGGACCTGCTGAGCACTGGTACCAGGAGTGGCTCCGTGCTCATCAGCGAGGCCTGCGTCCCCAGCgtcccctgccccctgcccaccCAGGGGGGCTTCAACAGCTGCAGTGGCGGCCGCAGCTCCAGCGTCCACTTCGTATCCACCACCACCTCCCGCCGGACCAAGTACTGA
- the KRT85 gene encoding keratin, type II cuticular Hb5 isoform X2: MVFKVQFLSSSPSLSHCQDVDCAYLRKSDLEANVEALVEESSFLRRLYEEEIRVLQAHISDTSVIVKMDNSRDLNMDCIVAEIKAQYDDVASRSRAEAESWYRSKCEEMKATVIRHGETLRRTKEEINELNRMIQRLTAEIENAKCQRAKLEAAVAEAEQQGEAALSDARCKLAELEGALQKAKQDMACLLKEYQEVMNSKLGLDIEIATYRRLLEGEEHRLCEGVGSVNVCVSSSRGGVSSGGLSYSTTPGRQITSGPSAIGGSFTVMAPDSCAPCQPRSSSFSCGSSRSVRFA; the protein is encoded by the exons ATGGTATTCAAGGTCCAATTTCTCAGCTCCAGCC CCTCTTTGTCCCACTGCCAGGACGTGGACTGCGCCTACCTGCGGAAATCAGACCTGGAGGCCAATGTGGAGGCCCTGGTGGAAGAGTCTAGCTTCCTGAGGCGCCTCTATGAAGAG GAGATCCGTGTTCTCCAAGCCCACATCTCAGACACCTCGGTCATAGTCAAGATGGACAACAGCCGAGACCTGAACATGGACTGCATCGTCGCTGAGATCAAGGCTCAGTATGACGATGTTGCCAGCCGCAGCCGGGCCGAGGCTGAGTCCTGGTACCGTAGCAAG TGTGAGGAGATGAAGGCCACGGTGATCAGGCATGGGGAGACCCTGCGCCGCACCAAGGAGGAGATCAACGAGCTGAACCGCATGATCCAGAGGCTGACGGCCGAGATTGAGAATGCGAAGTGCCAG CGTGCCAAGCTGGAGGCTGCTGTGGCCGAGGCAGAGCAGCAGGGTGAGGCGGCCCTCAGTGATGCCCGCTGCAAGCTGGCTGAGCTGGAGGGTGCCCTGCAGAAGGCCAAGCAGGACATGGCCTGCCTGCTCAAGGAGTACCAGGAGGTGATGAACTCCAAGCTGGGCCTGGACATCGAGATCGCCACCTACAGGCGCCTGCTGGAGGGCGAGGAACACAG GCTGTGTGAAGGTGTGGGCTCCGTGAATGTCT GTGTCAGCAGCTCCCGTGGCGGAGTCTCCTCTGGGGGCCTCTCCTATAGCACCACCCCAGGGCGCCAGATCACTTCTGGCCCCTCAGCCATAGGGGGCAGCTTCACAGTGATGGCCCCTGACTCCTGTGCCCCCTGCCAGCCTCGCTCCTCCAGCTTCAGCTGCGGGAGTAGCCGGTCTGTCCGCTTTGCCTAG